From the Sebastes umbrosus isolate fSebUmb1 chromosome 2, fSebUmb1.pri, whole genome shotgun sequence genome, one window contains:
- the LOC119502050 gene encoding circadian-associated transcriptional repressor-like isoform X2, translating into MSTSDSDYSIDWLASDEDDYDSPKTLSPQHAEESPVPPSSSTSSLRESPTRCLHSGATQRRRRRRSDHCDCKDGGRCGVDADSPAALQTLTVSPVQGFTSISEQLSVESKHHSTRKRAHSAGSDGLCEKTQPDTENELFSQKCAELQCFIQPLSSILRGLRSGRYSERLSSFQESVAMDRIQRIMGVLQNPNMGGRFLSIILKIEEMLQSWFPHIRPDQTDDCSPAKKQKQHRSSASPPPSSPVSLRSSDSSSGLRRLHATSPVVCSPKTPEPTLSRPAASASPLPARCSQEVTQDNAVSSSTDSPHSGPPRRLAANPRLSRGPLPFKIRSPCLERLLQAKESIIAPRTVGDGGGGLS; encoded by the exons ATGTCGACCTCGGACTCGGATTACTCCATTGACTGGCTCGCCAGCGATGAGGACGACTACGACAGCCCAAAGACATTAAGTCCTCAGCACGCGGAGGAGTCGCCGGTACCGCCATCATCCTCAACGTCATCCTTAAGGGAGTCTCCTACAAGATGCCTTCACTCTGGAGCgacccagaggaggaggaggaggaggagcgaccACTGTGACTGTAAAGATGGAGGCCGCTGTGGGGTCGATGCTGACTCTCCGGCCGCCCTGCAGACCCTGACGGTCAGCCCAGTTCAGGGATTTACTTCTATAAGTGAGCAGCTTTCTGTGGAGTCAAAGCATCATTCAACCAGGAAGAGAGCTCACAGCGCTGGTTCGGACGGACTCTGTGAAAAGACTCAACCagacactgaaaatgaactgtTCTCGCAGAAG TGCGCGGAGCTGCAGTGCTTCATCCAGCCGCTGTCGTCCATCCTGCGGGGCCTGAGATCAGGCAGGTACTCTGAAC GTCTTAGCAGCTTCCAGGAGAGCGTCGCAATGGACCGGATCCAGAGAATAATGGGGGTCCTTCAGAATCCAAACATGGG TGGACGCTTCCTCAGCATCATCCTGAAAATAGAAGAAATGCTTCAGAGCTGGTTCCCTCAcatcagaccagaccagacGGACGACTGCTCTCCGGCTAAGAAGCAAAAG cagcatcgtagcagtgcctctcctcctccatcctctccggTGTCGCTCCGCTCTTCAGACTCCTCCTCCGGCCTCCGACGGCTCCACGCCACGTCACCCGTCGTCTGCTCGCCGAAGACGCCCGAACCGACACTCAGCCGGCCCGCCGCCTCCGCCTCCCCTCTGCCGGCGCGCTGCAGCCAGGAAGTGACCCAGGACAACGCCGTCTCCTCCAGCACCGACTCGCCGCACTCGGGGCCCCCGCGCCGCCTCGCCGCTAACCCTCGCCTCAGCCGGGGGCCGCTGCCCTTCAAGATCCGCTCGCCGTGTCTGGAGAGACTGCTGCAGGCCAAGGAGAGCATCATCGCTCCCAGGACTGTGGGAGACGGCGGAGGCGGGTTGTCTTGA
- the LOC119502050 gene encoding circadian-associated transcriptional repressor-like isoform X3: protein MSTSDSDYSIDWLASDEDDYDSPKTLSPQHAEESPVPPSSSTSSLRESPTRCLHSGATQRRRRRRSDHCDCKDGGRCGVDADSPAALQTLTVSPVQGFTSISEQLSVESKHHSTRKRAHSAGSDGLCEKTQPDTENELFSQKCAELQCFIQPLSSILRGLRSGRYSERLSSFQESVAMDRIQRIMGVLQNPNMGGRFLSIILKIEEMLQSWFPHIRPDQTDDCSPAKKQKHRSSASPPPSSPVSLRSSDSSSGLRRLHATSPVVCSPKTPEPTLSRPAASASPLPARCSQEVTQDNAVSSSTDSPHSGPPRRLAANPRLSRGPLPFKIRSPCLERLLQAKESIIAPRTVGDGGGGLS from the exons ATGTCGACCTCGGACTCGGATTACTCCATTGACTGGCTCGCCAGCGATGAGGACGACTACGACAGCCCAAAGACATTAAGTCCTCAGCACGCGGAGGAGTCGCCGGTACCGCCATCATCCTCAACGTCATCCTTAAGGGAGTCTCCTACAAGATGCCTTCACTCTGGAGCgacccagaggaggaggaggaggaggagcgaccACTGTGACTGTAAAGATGGAGGCCGCTGTGGGGTCGATGCTGACTCTCCGGCCGCCCTGCAGACCCTGACGGTCAGCCCAGTTCAGGGATTTACTTCTATAAGTGAGCAGCTTTCTGTGGAGTCAAAGCATCATTCAACCAGGAAGAGAGCTCACAGCGCTGGTTCGGACGGACTCTGTGAAAAGACTCAACCagacactgaaaatgaactgtTCTCGCAGAAG TGCGCGGAGCTGCAGTGCTTCATCCAGCCGCTGTCGTCCATCCTGCGGGGCCTGAGATCAGGCAGGTACTCTGAAC GTCTTAGCAGCTTCCAGGAGAGCGTCGCAATGGACCGGATCCAGAGAATAATGGGGGTCCTTCAGAATCCAAACATGGG TGGACGCTTCCTCAGCATCATCCTGAAAATAGAAGAAATGCTTCAGAGCTGGTTCCCTCAcatcagaccagaccagacGGACGACTGCTCTCCGGCTAAGAAGCAAAAG catcgtagcagtgcctctcctcctccatcctctccggTGTCGCTCCGCTCTTCAGACTCCTCCTCCGGCCTCCGACGGCTCCACGCCACGTCACCCGTCGTCTGCTCGCCGAAGACGCCCGAACCGACACTCAGCCGGCCCGCCGCCTCCGCCTCCCCTCTGCCGGCGCGCTGCAGCCAGGAAGTGACCCAGGACAACGCCGTCTCCTCCAGCACCGACTCGCCGCACTCGGGGCCCCCGCGCCGCCTCGCCGCTAACCCTCGCCTCAGCCGGGGGCCGCTGCCCTTCAAGATCCGCTCGCCGTGTCTGGAGAGACTGCTGCAGGCCAAGGAGAGCATCATCGCTCCCAGGACTGTGGGAGACGGCGGAGGCGGGTTGTCTTGA
- the LOC119502050 gene encoding circadian-associated transcriptional repressor-like isoform X1, with protein sequence MSTSDSDYSIDWLASDEDDYDSPKTLSPQHAEESPVPPSSSTSSLRESPTRCLHSGATQRRRRRRSDHCDCKDGGRCGVDADSPAALQTLTVSPVQGFTSISEQLSVESKHHSTRKRAHSAGSDGLCEKTQPDTENELFSQKCAELQCFIQPLSSILRGLRSGRYSERLSSFQESVAMDRIQRIMGVLQNPNMGGRFLSIILKIEEMLQSWFPHIRPDQTDDCSPAKKQKQQHRSSASPPPSSPVSLRSSDSSSGLRRLHATSPVVCSPKTPEPTLSRPAASASPLPARCSQEVTQDNAVSSSTDSPHSGPPRRLAANPRLSRGPLPFKIRSPCLERLLQAKESIIAPRTVGDGGGGLS encoded by the exons ATGTCGACCTCGGACTCGGATTACTCCATTGACTGGCTCGCCAGCGATGAGGACGACTACGACAGCCCAAAGACATTAAGTCCTCAGCACGCGGAGGAGTCGCCGGTACCGCCATCATCCTCAACGTCATCCTTAAGGGAGTCTCCTACAAGATGCCTTCACTCTGGAGCgacccagaggaggaggaggaggaggagcgaccACTGTGACTGTAAAGATGGAGGCCGCTGTGGGGTCGATGCTGACTCTCCGGCCGCCCTGCAGACCCTGACGGTCAGCCCAGTTCAGGGATTTACTTCTATAAGTGAGCAGCTTTCTGTGGAGTCAAAGCATCATTCAACCAGGAAGAGAGCTCACAGCGCTGGTTCGGACGGACTCTGTGAAAAGACTCAACCagacactgaaaatgaactgtTCTCGCAGAAG TGCGCGGAGCTGCAGTGCTTCATCCAGCCGCTGTCGTCCATCCTGCGGGGCCTGAGATCAGGCAGGTACTCTGAAC GTCTTAGCAGCTTCCAGGAGAGCGTCGCAATGGACCGGATCCAGAGAATAATGGGGGTCCTTCAGAATCCAAACATGGG TGGACGCTTCCTCAGCATCATCCTGAAAATAGAAGAAATGCTTCAGAGCTGGTTCCCTCAcatcagaccagaccagacGGACGACTGCTCTCCGGCTAAGAAGCAAAAG cagcagcatcgtagcagtgcctctcctcctccatcctctccggTGTCGCTCCGCTCTTCAGACTCCTCCTCCGGCCTCCGACGGCTCCACGCCACGTCACCCGTCGTCTGCTCGCCGAAGACGCCCGAACCGACACTCAGCCGGCCCGCCGCCTCCGCCTCCCCTCTGCCGGCGCGCTGCAGCCAGGAAGTGACCCAGGACAACGCCGTCTCCTCCAGCACCGACTCGCCGCACTCGGGGCCCCCGCGCCGCCTCGCCGCTAACCCTCGCCTCAGCCGGGGGCCGCTGCCCTTCAAGATCCGCTCGCCGTGTCTGGAGAGACTGCTGCAGGCCAAGGAGAGCATCATCGCTCCCAGGACTGTGGGAGACGGCGGAGGCGGGTTGTCTTGA